The Pyrenophora tritici-repentis strain M4 chromosome 10, whole genome shotgun sequence genome contains a region encoding:
- a CDS encoding Grp1-Fun34-YaaH domain containing protein encodes MALNGPRESEKLDKTLEQTPGIHIFLGPIAPPAALGLAGFAGSTWITSSYIANWWGSPESPTIFFPFVGLFGGLAQFIAGLYGFKARDTLVTDKHHVGASGDGLSGGVTMGMKAVSYFWIFAALCAWWRVTVYLVEEAYRPDHTITKFFPVGRTPIERRAPLVIPGLGEPGVKRGVPKPLLV; translated from the exons ATGGCTCTGAACGGTCCTCGTGAATCCGAGAAGCTCGACAAAACACTCGAGCAAACACCAGGTATACATATATTCCTAGGACCCATCGCTCCACCCGCCGCGCTCGGTCTCGCAGGCTTCGCAGGATCAACATGGATCACATCGTCCTACATCGCCAACTGGTGGGGCAGTCCGGAGAGTCCTACAATCTTCTTCCCGTTTGTAGGCTTATTCGGCGGACTGGCGCAGTTCATTGCCGGTCTATACGGGTTCAAAGCGAGGGATACGCTCGTGACTGATAAACACCATGTGGG TGCATCTGGTGACGGTCTCTCAGGTGGTGTCACTATGGGCATGAAGGCAGTGAGCTACTTTTGGATTTTCGCGGCCCTATGTGCTTGGTGGCGTGTTACTGTCTATTTGGTTGAGGAGGCGTATAGACCTGACCATACGATTACGAAGTTTTTCCCTGTTGGAAGGACGCCGATAGAGAGGAGAGCGCCGCTTGTTATTCCTGGTCTGGGCGAACCAGGTGTCAAGAGGGGTGTGCCAAAGCCGTTACTTGTTTAG
- a CDS encoding CysJ, Sulfite reductase, alpha subunit (flavoprotein), whose amino-acid sequence MHFQQTESAGPGAEQNNTKTFTKKSSSLPFGQDLSYQSISGPTYLTAQTLVQQVAYALSDRIFAYSAESFDLDVAVKYWQEQGEKNAFGYQTGVSSLETRTGAGAIALGYMFSKDFDLKKRHIPQSIVASSSTLNYLRASLDQLSALYSVANPLTAHIAAVDYSANSSAGLVTDYVSSLTLAEDLGLGLVCSPSVFEAQHMALFSTLLSSVLPTIHTYDGISVGRETARLVDTLDQTRLYDNYEAVLKAVSDVDKKHSDTAGRVLRLLQAFNDELGEDYKLFDYYGHEEPESVLVVFGTVEASLTAQVATALSKDGDKVGVINVRVYRPFVEEAFLEALPKSTRRIAVLGQVKDEAAVLDPAEYSRLYSDVLATIQFAFDRDVEVTDVKYSREQVWTPSNFLDAFRQIHAEKAGAEVRSYVDILNTADVKQYSFWNLDESLAANAPVVIGKLFSNDSSKNVFVRSGHDNLVQGGVTRTDIRNADYTIEAPYAVEQADVAFIGDLAILKEFDVLNSVKADGTVIVKLPGVKDEDIEKKLSPAFRKTLVGKDIELFVLDPALSEAVAEDESLESYLTQLAFLKIAREDLLTSGLSKLAAINGDSEVFEKLSKQLESALRQIDVPAAWGTEEEDSEPTTLPADININSFAPFNRIEPEPPTLLKNWEVAAKGYAFKEAFGTANQVRPDLGVKTSIVHVKERRRLTPQNYDRNIFHIEFDLGDSGVTYAIGEALGIHAENDERQVDEFIKWYGLNPNEVVEVPSREDPNVLVNRTVYQSLIQNVDIFGRPPKKFYEALAEFADNDAEKQELRQISSPEGATEFKRRAEMDTVTYADILLDFPSAHPSFHDIVRIVNPMKRREYSIASAQHVTPNSVSLLIVTVNWVDPKGRDRFGQATRYLNSLKVGSPVTVSVKPSVMKLPTKTTAPIIMAGLGTGLAPFRAFVQERAYQKQQGHEIGEILLYMGSRHQREEYLYGEEWEAYQDAGIITLLGRAFSRDQPQKIYIQDRMRESLKDIRRSYLEKEGSFYLCGPTWPVPDVTEVLQEAVEVEHKAKSAVGAKKIDSRKEIEKLKDEGRYVLEVY is encoded by the coding sequence ATGCATTTCCAGCAAACAGAATCCGCTGGCCCTGGTGCCGAGCAGAACAACACCAAAACCTTCACAAAGAAATCGTCCAGTTTGCCATTCGGCCAGGACCTTTCCTACCAATCTATCAGCGGCCCCACCTACCTCACTGCGCAAACTCTCGTTCAGCAGGTCGCATATGCCCTCTCAGACAGGATATTTGCTTACTCCGCTGAGTCGTTCGACCTGGATGTAGCAGTCAAGTACTGGCAGGAACAAGGGGAGAAAAATGCCTTTGGCTACCAAACTGGAGTGTCTTCTTTGGAGACACGGACAGGTGCTGGAGCCATTGCATTAGGATACATGTTCTCCAAGGACTTCGACTTGAAGAAACGCCATATTCCTCAGTCAATTGTCGCCTCTTCGTCGACATTGAACTACCTCCGCGCCTCGCTCGATCAGTTATCCGCCCTATACTCGGTTGCAAACCCTCTTACCGCTCACATTGCTGCTGTCGACTACTCCGCAAACTCGAGCGCTGGTCTTGTCACCGACTATGTCTCCTCCCTCACACTCGCTGAAGACCTCGGTCTTGGTCTCGTCTGCAGCCCGTCGGTTTTCGAGGCGCAGCACATGGCTCTCTTTTCCACCTTGCTCTCGAGCGTTCTCCCCACAATTCACACATACGATGGAATAAGCGTAGGAAGGGAGACAGCTAGACTGGTCGACACACTGGACCAGACTAGGCTATATGACAACTACGAGGCGGTACTCAAGGCTGTCTCGGATGTGGACAAGAAGCACTCGGATACTGCTGGCCGCGTTCTGCGCTTGCTCCAGGCCTTCAACGACGAGCTCGGTGAGGACTACAAGCTCTTTGACTACTACGGTCATGAGGAGCCAGAGAGCGTGTTGGTGGTCTTTGGTACCGTCGAGGCATCTTTGACTGCCCAGGTTGCAACTGCCCTATCAAAGGACGGAGACAAGGTCGGCGTTATCAACGTTCGTGTCTACCGTCCCTTTGTAGAGGAGGCTTTCTTGGAAGCGCTCCCCAAGAGCACTCGCCGCATCGCTGTTCTGGGTCAGGTCAAGGATGAGGCTGCTGTGCTCGACCCTGCTGAGTACTCCAGACTCTACTCCGACGTTTTGGCGACGATTCAGTTTGCTTTCGACAGGGACGTCGAAGTGACTGACGTCAAGTACTCGCGCGAGCAGGTCTGGACACCCAGCAACTTCCTTGACGCTTTCCGTCAGATCCACGCAGAGAAGGCCGGAGCCGAAGTGCGCTCATACGTCGACATCTTGAACACTGCCGACGTCAAGCAATACTCTTTCTGGAACTTGGACGAGTCTCTAGCAGCAAATGCACCCGTCGTGATTGGAAAGCTCTTCTCCAACGACTCTTCAAAGAACGTATTCGTTCGCAGCGGCCATGACAACCTGGTTCAGGGCGGTGTTACTCGCACGGACATCCGCAATGCCGACTACACAATCGAAGCACCATATGCTGTAGAGCAGGCCGATGTCGCTTTCATTGGCGACTTGGCCATTCTCAAAGAGTTTGACGTGCTGAACAGTGTAAAGGCGGACGGCACCGTTATTGTCAAGCTTCCTGGCGTCAAGGATGAGGATATCGAGAAGAAGCTGTCGCCTGCTTTCCGCAAGACGCTCGTTGGCAAGGATATTGAGCTTTTCGTGCTTGACCCTGCTCTTTCCGAAGCCGTTGCTGAAGATGAATCTCTGGAATCCTACCTCACCCAGCTAGCCTTCCTGAAGATTGCCCGTGAGGATCTTCTGACCTCTGGTCTGTCCAAGCTTGCTGCTATCAACGGCGACTCTGAAGTGTTTGAGAAGCTTAGCAAGCAGCTTGAAAGCGCTCTCCGTCAAATAGATGTCCCTGCTGCCTGGGGCACTGAAGAAGAAGACTCTGAGCCTACTACTCTTCCCGCGgacatcaacatcaacagCTTTGCTCCGTTCAACCGTATTGAGCCCGAGCCTCCAACCCTGCTCAAGAACTGGGAGGTCGCAGCCAAGGGCTATGCCTTCAAGGAGGCTTTTGGAACCGCCAACCAGGTCCGTCCCGATCTTGGTGTCAAGACTAGCATCGTGCATGTCAAGGAGCGTCGCCGTCTTACCCCGCAAAATTACGATCGTAACATCTTCCACATAGAGTTCGACCTTGGCGACTCCGGTGTTACATACGCTATCGGTGAGGCTCTCGGTATTCATGCTGAGAATGACGAGAGGCAAGTCGACGAGTTCATCAAGTGGTACGGTCTCAACCCCAACGAGGTTGTGGAGGTGCCTTCCCGCGAGGACCCCAACGTGCTTGTGAACCGTACTGTCTACCAGTCTCTCATCCAGAACGTCGACATCTTCGGTCGCCCTCCCAAGAAGTTCTACGAAGCGCTCGCCGAATTCGCCGATAACGATGCTGAGAAGCAGGAGCTTCGTCAAATTAGCAGCCCAGAGGGTGCTACGGAGTTCAAGCGTCGCGCTGAGATGGACACCGTCACTTATGCTGACATCCTGCTTGACTTCCCATCTGCCCACCCAAGCTTCCACGATATTGTCCGTATCGTCAACCCCATGAAGCGCCGCGAATACTCTATCGCCTCAGCCCAACACGTAACCCCCAACTCTGTCTCCCTGCTCATCGTCACTGTCAACTGGGTCGACCCCAAGGGCCGCGACCGTTTCGGACAAGCAACCCGCTACCTCAACAGCCTCAAGGTCGGCTCTCCCGTTACCGTCTCTGTCAAGCCCTCGGTTATGAAGCTCCCCACCAAGACCACAGCGCCCATCATCATGGCAGGTCTCGGAACCGGTCTCGCCCCCTTCCGCGCCTTTGTCCAAGAGCGCGCCTACCAAAAGCAGCAAGGCCACGAAATCGGCGAGATCCTTCTCTACATGGGCTCCCGCCACCAGCGCGAAGAGTACCTATATGGCGAAGAATGGGAAGCCTACCAAGATGCCGGTATCATCACTCTTCTCGGTCGCGCCTTTTCTCGTGACCAGCCTCAGAAGATCTACATCCAGGATCGCATGAGGGAGTCGCTCAAGGATATCAGACGTAGTTATCTCGAGAAGGAGGGTAGTTTTTACCTTTGCGGTCCTACTTGGCCTGTGCCGGATGTTACCGAGGTGCTGCAGGAGGCGGTTGAAGTGGAGCATAAGGCTAAGAGCGCGGTTGGGGCGAAGAAGATTGATAGCAGAAAGGAGATTGAGAAGTTGAAGGATGAGGGGAGGTATGTGCTTGAGGTTTATTAG